A single region of the Brachypodium distachyon strain Bd21 chromosome 3, Brachypodium_distachyon_v3.0, whole genome shotgun sequence genome encodes:
- the LOC100840931 gene encoding uncharacterized protein At1g10890 isoform X2, giving the protein MQFFAEASCLCLRRRKTRSPSPRWDRSHSPIPRKRRSSPSPRRQRRRRSRSSTSSLINNSRSPSHGSEQNNLIGKQRKEEEEKKRRQKEAELKLLEEELARRVEEDIRKNVEEHLNSEEVKNEIKHRVEDGIKKLFDEVDAQLLKEKESALKEARQKVEQERREREELDRMLEENRRKVEESQRKEAQEQQQKELERYLELERIQKQREEALRRKKIEEEEERVRQMKLLGRNRY; this is encoded by the exons ATGCAATTTTTTGCTGAAGCATCATGCCTGTGTCTTAGGAG GAGAAAAACTCGATCTCCTTCTCCAAGATGGGATAGGAGCCACTCTCCAATTCCTAGAAAGCGTAGAAGCTCTCCATCACCAAGACGACAAAGAAGACGGAGAAGTCGGAGCAGCACAAGTTCGCTCATAAATAACTCTCGTAGCCCAAGTCATGGATCAgagcaaaacaatttaatcggaaaacaaaggaaagaagaagaagaaaagaaaag GCGCCAAAAGGAAGCTGAACTCAAGTTATTGGAAGAGGAGCTTGCTAGGAGAGTTGAAGAAGATATAAGGAAAAATGTCGAGGAACATCTGAACTCTGAGGAggtaaaaaatgaaataaaacacCGAGTTGAGGACGGTATAAAGAAGTTATTTGACGAGGTTGATGCTCAGCTactgaaagaaaaggaatcaGCTCTTAAGGAAGCCAGGCAGAAAGTA gaacaagaaagaagagagagggaggagctgGATAGGATGCTTGAGGAGAACCGACGGAAAGTAGAGGAAtctcaaagaaaagaagctcaagagcagcagcagaaagaGTTGGAGCGATATTTGGAGCTGGAAAGGATCCAAAAGCAAAGAGAAGAAGCTTTGCGCAGAAAGAAgatagaggaggaggaggaaagagTTAGGCAGATGAAATTACTCGGCAGGAATAGGTACTGA
- the LOC100840931 gene encoding uncharacterized protein At1g10890 isoform X1, whose product MPRAVSRSPPAHRRRRSPSPRYGIRRPRRDRTRSPYASSRRKTRSPSPRWDRSHSPIPRKRRSSPSPRRQRRRRSRSSTSSLINNSRSPSHGSEQNNLIGKQRKEEEEKKRRQKEAELKLLEEELARRVEEDIRKNVEEHLNSEEVKNEIKHRVEDGIKKLFDEVDAQLLKEKESALKEARQKVEQERREREELDRMLEENRRKVEESQRKEAQEQQQKELERYLELERIQKQREEALRRKKIEEEEERVRQMKLLGRNRY is encoded by the exons ATGCCGCGCGCGGTGTCCCGTTCGCCGCCagcccaccgccggcgccggtcgCCCTCCCCGCGCTACGGTatccggcggccccgacgagaTCGCACCCGCTCCCCTTACGCGTCCTCCCG GAGAAAAACTCGATCTCCTTCTCCAAGATGGGATAGGAGCCACTCTCCAATTCCTAGAAAGCGTAGAAGCTCTCCATCACCAAGACGACAAAGAAGACGGAGAAGTCGGAGCAGCACAAGTTCGCTCATAAATAACTCTCGTAGCCCAAGTCATGGATCAgagcaaaacaatttaatcggaaaacaaaggaaagaagaagaagaaaagaaaag GCGCCAAAAGGAAGCTGAACTCAAGTTATTGGAAGAGGAGCTTGCTAGGAGAGTTGAAGAAGATATAAGGAAAAATGTCGAGGAACATCTGAACTCTGAGGAggtaaaaaatgaaataaaacacCGAGTTGAGGACGGTATAAAGAAGTTATTTGACGAGGTTGATGCTCAGCTactgaaagaaaaggaatcaGCTCTTAAGGAAGCCAGGCAGAAAGTA gaacaagaaagaagagagagggaggagctgGATAGGATGCTTGAGGAGAACCGACGGAAAGTAGAGGAAtctcaaagaaaagaagctcaagagcagcagcagaaagaGTTGGAGCGATATTTGGAGCTGGAAAGGATCCAAAAGCAAAGAGAAGAAGCTTTGCGCAGAAAGAAgatagaggaggaggaggaaagagTTAGGCAGATGAAATTACTCGGCAGGAATAGGTACTGA